In one Mycobacterium sp. NBC_00419 genomic region, the following are encoded:
- a CDS encoding esterase family protein, whose amino-acid sequence MKSLFDKVRGLPRRFAIVAVVVAALPGLIGLVGGSATAGAFSRPGLPVEYLDVPSAGMGHNIRIQFQSGGPNSPALYLLDGLRAQDDYNGWDINTPAFEWYYQSGLSVVMPVGGQSSFYADWYSPACSKTGCQTYKWETFLTQELPQWLSANRQVKPTGSAAVGLSMAGSASLILSVYHPEQFVYAASLSGFLNPSEGSWPFLINISMGDAGGFKANDMWGPTQDPNSGWQRNDPMVQIPKIVANGTRIWIYCGNGKPNELGGGDVPATFLESLTIRTNITFRDNYLAAGGTNGVFNFPDNGTHNWAYWGRELQAMKPDLQRVLGAA is encoded by the coding sequence GTGAAATCCCTGTTCGACAAGGTGCGCGGTTTGCCGCGTCGATTCGCAATCGTCGCCGTTGTGGTGGCGGCTCTGCCGGGCCTGATCGGCCTGGTGGGCGGTTCGGCAACGGCAGGAGCGTTCTCGCGCCCCGGCCTACCGGTGGAGTACCTGGATGTGCCGTCGGCCGGTATGGGCCACAACATCCGCATTCAGTTCCAGAGTGGTGGCCCGAACTCTCCTGCTCTCTACCTTCTGGACGGCCTTCGCGCCCAGGACGACTACAACGGCTGGGACATCAACACCCCGGCGTTCGAGTGGTACTACCAGTCGGGCCTGTCGGTCGTCATGCCGGTCGGTGGGCAGTCCAGCTTCTACGCCGACTGGTATTCGCCGGCCTGCAGCAAGACCGGTTGCCAGACCTACAAGTGGGAGACCTTCCTGACCCAGGAGCTGCCCCAGTGGCTGTCGGCCAACCGTCAGGTGAAGCCCACCGGCAGCGCAGCCGTCGGTCTGTCGATGGCCGGCTCAGCATCGCTGATCCTGTCGGTCTACCACCCCGAGCAGTTCGTCTACGCAGCGTCGCTGTCGGGCTTCCTGAACCCGTCCGAGGGTTCGTGGCCGTTCCTGATCAACATCTCGATGGGTGACGCCGGTGGCTTCAAGGCCAACGACATGTGGGGACCCACTCAGGATCCGAACAGCGGCTGGCAGCGCAACGACCCGATGGTGCAGATCCCCAAGATCGTCGCCAACGGCACCCGCATCTGGATCTACTGCGGCAACGGCAAGCCCAACGAGCTCGGTGGCGGCGACGTGCCGGCCACGTTCCTCGAGAGCCTGACCATCCGCACCAACATCACCTTCCGCGACAATTACCTCGCGGCCGGTGGCACCAACGGTGTGTTCAACTTCCCGGACAACGGCACGCACAACTGGGCGTACTGGGGCCGTGAACTGCAGGCCATGAAGCCGGATCTGCAGCGCGTTCTCGGCGCAGCCTGA
- a CDS encoding alpha/beta hydrolase family protein — translation MATPAKRAYERIPYLIAYQNDSGVRDVYGGVAELVVLESYLLKPTEPSDTVLVFMHPIGGGAYLPMINALARAGHHVIYCNSRFRGTDSALLMEKVVQDLGEAIKDAKNRLGYSKVVLAGWSGGGSLSMFYQQQAQKPTVTASPSGDGPDLTTLGLIPADGIMLLAAHISRHGTLTEWLDASILDESDPTKRDPELDLYNPDNPNQPPYTAEFLARYRRAQIERNRRITAWVKAKLAELKGSGAPGADVAEYAFVVHGTMADPRWLDPAVDPNDRTPGTCYLGDPAVVNMSPIGLARFCSLRSWLSQWSYDDANGDGVQCGADITVPSLVIGNLADDACTPSHTRRLFEAIGHPDKEMHEIDGANHYYSGPDQRETLARAVGVVTDWLVRHDFAKAD, via the coding sequence ATGGCGACTCCGGCGAAGCGGGCCTACGAGCGGATCCCGTATCTCATTGCCTACCAGAATGATTCGGGTGTTCGTGACGTCTACGGCGGCGTCGCCGAGCTGGTGGTCCTGGAAAGCTATCTGCTGAAGCCAACCGAGCCGTCCGACACCGTGCTGGTGTTCATGCACCCGATCGGCGGCGGCGCCTACCTGCCGATGATCAACGCACTGGCCCGTGCCGGCCACCACGTCATCTACTGCAACAGCCGATTCCGCGGCACCGACTCCGCATTGCTGATGGAGAAGGTGGTCCAGGATCTCGGTGAGGCGATCAAGGACGCCAAGAACCGGCTCGGCTACTCGAAGGTGGTGCTGGCCGGCTGGAGTGGCGGCGGCTCGCTGTCGATGTTCTACCAGCAGCAGGCGCAGAAGCCGACCGTCACCGCCAGCCCGTCCGGCGACGGCCCCGACCTGACCACGCTGGGCCTGATCCCGGCCGACGGCATCATGCTGCTGGCCGCGCACATCAGCCGCCACGGCACGCTGACCGAGTGGCTGGACGCCTCGATCCTCGACGAGTCCGACCCCACCAAGCGCGATCCCGAACTCGACCTTTACAACCCGGACAACCCCAACCAGCCGCCGTACACCGCCGAGTTCCTGGCCCGCTACCGCCGGGCGCAGATCGAGCGCAACCGCCGGATCACGGCGTGGGTCAAGGCGAAACTGGCCGAGCTGAAGGGCAGCGGTGCCCCCGGCGCGGACGTAGCCGAGTACGCGTTCGTGGTGCACGGCACCATGGCCGACCCGCGCTGGCTCGACCCCGCCGTCGATCCCAACGATCGCACCCCCGGCACCTGCTATCTGGGCGATCCTGCGGTGGTGAACATGAGTCCGATCGGCCTGGCCCGGTTCTGCTCACTGCGCAGCTGGCTGTCGCAATGGAGCTACGACGATGCCAACGGCGACGGCGTGCAGTGCGGCGCGGACATCACGGTGCCTTCGCTGGTGATCGGAAACCTCGCCGACGACGCATGCACGCCCAGCCACACCCGGCGGCTGTTCGAGGCGATCGGCCATCCGGACAAGGAGATGCACGAGATCGACGGTGCCAACCACTACTACTCCGGTCCCGACCAGCGTGAGACGCTGGCCAGGGCGGTCGGCGTGGTGACCGACTGGTTGGTGCGACACGATTTCGCGAAGGCGGACTAG
- a CDS encoding acyl-CoA dehydrogenase family protein: MTNTLPSTSKSARARDSAVGAYKHKRSATDIGLALITPLLGQEFLDRYNLRDPLNRGIKYGVKQAFSTAGATTRQFKKIQGIGKEPTRLRPSGADYFDLTPDDDQKMILETVREFAEEILRPAAHDADEAAAYPADLIAKAAELGITAINVPEDFDGIAEHRTTITNALVAEALSYGDMGLALPILAPGGVASALTHWGSADQQATYLAEFAGERVPQACVAIAEPHALFDPTALKTTAVRTPSGYRLDGVKSLVPAAAEAELFIVAAQLNGKPALFIVEASTEGVSVKADRSMGIRAAALGQVELDKVTVPLSARLGEDGATDSDYSEAIALARLGWAALAVGTSHAVLDYVIPYVKEREAFGEPIARRQAVAFMCANIAIELDGLRLITWRGASRAEQGLPFAREAALAKKLGTDKAMQIGLDGVQLLGGHGFTKEHPVERWYRDLRAIGVAEGVVVL; the protein is encoded by the coding sequence ATGACCAACACCCTTCCCTCCACGTCGAAAAGCGCGCGGGCCCGCGACAGTGCGGTCGGCGCCTACAAGCACAAGCGCTCCGCCACCGACATCGGCCTGGCGCTCATCACTCCCCTGCTGGGTCAGGAATTCCTGGACCGCTACAACCTGCGCGATCCCCTCAACCGGGGCATCAAGTACGGCGTCAAGCAGGCCTTCTCCACCGCCGGCGCCACCACCCGCCAGTTCAAGAAGATCCAGGGAATCGGCAAGGAGCCGACTCGCCTGCGCCCCAGTGGCGCCGACTACTTCGACCTCACCCCCGACGACGACCAGAAGATGATCCTGGAGACGGTGCGGGAATTCGCCGAAGAGATCCTGCGGCCGGCCGCCCACGACGCTGACGAGGCGGCCGCCTATCCCGCCGATCTGATCGCCAAGGCCGCCGAACTCGGTATCACCGCGATCAACGTGCCCGAGGACTTCGACGGAATCGCCGAGCATCGCACGACGATCACCAATGCACTGGTTGCCGAGGCCTTGTCCTACGGCGACATGGGATTGGCCCTGCCGATCCTGGCGCCCGGCGGCGTCGCCTCGGCTCTCACCCACTGGGGCAGCGCCGACCAGCAGGCCACCTACCTTGCCGAGTTCGCCGGTGAGCGCGTGCCGCAGGCCTGTGTGGCGATCGCCGAACCGCACGCCCTGTTCGACCCCACCGCACTGAAGACCACCGCGGTGCGCACCCCGAGCGGCTACCGTCTCGACGGCGTCAAGTCGCTGGTACCTGCCGCTGCCGAAGCCGAATTGTTCATCGTGGCAGCACAACTCAACGGTAAGCCTGCGCTGTTCATCGTCGAGGCGTCGACCGAGGGCGTATCGGTGAAGGCCGACCGCAGCATGGGGATCCGCGCCGCCGCGCTGGGCCAGGTGGAACTGGACAAGGTGACCGTCCCGCTCTCGGCTCGCCTCGGCGAGGACGGTGCCACCGACAGCGACTACTCCGAAGCCATCGCGCTGGCCCGCCTGGGCTGGGCCGCGCTGGCGGTCGGCACGTCGCACGCGGTGCTCGACTACGTCATCCCCTACGTCAAGGAACGGGAAGCGTTCGGCGAGCCGATCGCCCGCCGCCAGGCGGTGGCGTTCATGTGCGCCAACATCGCCATCGAACTCGACGGCTTGCGGCTGATCACCTGGCGCGGGGCATCCCGGGCCGAGCAGGGCCTGCCGTTCGCGCGCGAGGCCGCACTGGCCAAGAAGCTCGGAACGGACAAGGCCATGCAGATCGGGCTGGACGGCGTCCAGCTGCTCGGCGGCCACGGATTCACCAAGGAACACCCGGTCGAACGCTGGTACCGCGATCTGCGGGCCATCGGCGTCGCCGAGGGTGTCGTGGTCCTCTAG
- a CDS encoding homogentisate 1,2-dioxygenase, with product MESFTHLRKGKTPRRVHADLDGLKDDELGRGGFTGRTANIYRRNDPTEFRATGPLRPVDVLASELKPSDATDAAGAPLLLFSNSDCRISLSRRSQEMPFYVRYIDGDLLCFVHQGSGRLETEFGPLSYRTGDWIYLPKACTWRQLPTTDSTWLIIEATDEFRVPPAGPLGRHWPFDPSQAVIPEPEAIEDDGRDEYEVRLYHRPIDGVQTTTLSYPHNPIDVEGWRGDNYAFTFNIADYNVITSDSVHLPPMVHLFMEATGVYVCNFLPKPAETVPGTERTPWYHRNVDFDEIAFFHGGSLYGIPMPPGLISHAPQGVHHGAPEKARERARRKFDDYTSVDWQVIAIDTRQRLVPSAEVLANDLGQH from the coding sequence ATGGAATCGTTCACTCACCTGCGCAAAGGCAAGACTCCTCGGCGAGTTCACGCCGACCTGGACGGCCTCAAGGACGACGAATTAGGCCGGGGTGGGTTCACCGGACGGACGGCCAACATCTACCGGCGTAACGATCCCACGGAATTTCGCGCCACCGGCCCGTTGCGACCTGTGGATGTCCTGGCAAGTGAGCTCAAACCGAGTGACGCCACGGACGCGGCCGGGGCCCCGCTGCTGCTGTTCTCCAACTCCGACTGCCGCATTTCGCTGAGCCGGCGCAGCCAGGAGATGCCCTTCTATGTCCGCTACATCGACGGTGACCTGTTGTGCTTCGTCCACCAGGGCTCCGGTCGCCTGGAGACCGAGTTCGGGCCACTGAGCTACCGCACCGGTGACTGGATATACCTGCCCAAGGCGTGCACGTGGCGGCAGCTGCCAACTACCGATAGCACCTGGCTGATCATCGAGGCCACCGACGAGTTCCGGGTGCCCCCGGCAGGCCCGCTGGGCAGGCATTGGCCCTTCGACCCGTCGCAGGCCGTGATTCCCGAACCGGAAGCTATCGAGGACGACGGCCGCGACGAATACGAGGTGCGGCTCTACCACCGCCCGATCGACGGCGTGCAGACGACGACACTCAGCTATCCGCACAACCCGATCGACGTCGAGGGTTGGCGCGGGGACAACTACGCGTTCACCTTCAATATCGCCGACTACAACGTCATCACCTCGGACAGCGTGCACCTGCCGCCGATGGTCCATCTCTTCATGGAGGCGACCGGCGTCTACGTCTGCAACTTCCTGCCCAAGCCGGCCGAGACCGTCCCCGGCACTGAACGCACGCCCTGGTATCACCGCAACGTCGACTTCGACGAGATCGCGTTCTTCCACGGCGGCTCCCTGTACGGCATCCCGATGCCGCCGGGACTGATCAGCCACGCGCCCCAGGGCGTTCATCACGGCGCGCCGGAGAAGGCCCGGGAACGTGCCCGGCGCAAGTTCGACGACTACACCAGCGTGGACTGGCAGGTCATCGCCATCGACACCCGGCAGCGACTCGTTCCGTCGGCCGAGGTGTTGGCCAATGATCTCGGGCAGCACTGA
- a CDS encoding MarR family winged helix-turn-helix transcriptional regulator — protein MSTPRSKLLFEVNRCGPVRLTDLARAVGVTQGTASTLTDALVREGLVERCADDSDRRVTLLQTTAAGRRQADAWAVAYTAAADELLGVLSTKEQVLLTELLNRLADSVSD, from the coding sequence GTGTCTACCCCGCGATCGAAGCTCCTATTCGAGGTGAACCGGTGCGGTCCGGTGCGGCTCACCGATCTGGCCCGCGCGGTCGGCGTCACCCAGGGCACCGCATCCACCCTGACCGATGCACTGGTCCGTGAGGGGCTGGTCGAACGGTGCGCCGACGACTCCGACCGGCGCGTGACGCTTCTGCAGACCACCGCGGCCGGCCGCCGTCAGGCCGACGCCTGGGCGGTGGCCTACACCGCGGCGGCGGACGAACTGTTGGGCGTCCTGTCGACAAAGGAGCAGGTGCTGCTCACCGAACTCCTGAATCGCCTGGCCGATTCAGTCAGCGACTAG
- a CDS encoding CaiB/BaiF CoA transferase family protein, translated as MEPERRSKSRNTAPPTGALDGIRVIEVGTLISGPFAGRLLGDMGAEVVKIEPPGSPDPIRTWGQAEIDGHHFFWTVHARNKKCITLNLREPRGRELFLKLVERSDIIVENFRPGTLEKWGLGYDVLRQHNKGIILVRISGYGQTGPDANKAGYASVAEAASGLRHMNGFPGGPPPRLALSLGDSLAGMFATQGALAALYRRTVTGEGQVVDAALTEACLAIQESTIPDYDVGGIVRGPSGTRLEGIAPSNIYRTADGSWVVIAANQDTVFRRLCAAMGQPELATDDRFVDHVARGRNQDELDKIIGDWAAQRQPDDVIDTLSAAGVISGPINTVAEVVRDPQLQARGMLVEHYDEGIGRNVLGPGVIPVLSESPGSVRNAGPARPGQHNSEVYGDLLGLKANEIADLEFQGVL; from the coding sequence ATGGAACCCGAGCGCAGGAGCAAGAGCCGAAACACCGCGCCACCCACCGGCGCACTCGACGGTATCCGGGTCATCGAAGTCGGCACGCTGATCTCCGGACCGTTCGCCGGCCGGCTGCTCGGCGACATGGGCGCCGAGGTCGTCAAGATCGAACCGCCCGGCTCCCCCGACCCGATCCGCACCTGGGGGCAAGCCGAGATCGACGGGCACCACTTCTTTTGGACCGTGCACGCGCGCAACAAGAAGTGCATCACCCTGAACCTGCGCGAGCCCCGCGGCCGTGAGCTGTTCCTCAAGCTCGTCGAACGTTCCGACATCATCGTCGAGAACTTCCGCCCCGGCACCCTGGAGAAGTGGGGGCTGGGCTATGACGTTCTGCGCCAACACAACAAGGGCATCATCCTGGTCCGGATCTCCGGCTACGGTCAGACCGGACCGGACGCCAACAAGGCCGGCTACGCGTCGGTGGCCGAGGCCGCCAGCGGCCTGCGCCATATGAACGGCTTCCCCGGCGGTCCCCCGCCGCGGCTGGCCCTGTCGCTGGGCGACAGCCTGGCCGGAATGTTCGCCACACAGGGCGCGCTGGCTGCGCTCTACCGGCGCACCGTCACCGGCGAGGGGCAGGTCGTCGACGCCGCCCTGACCGAAGCGTGCCTGGCCATCCAGGAATCCACCATCCCGGACTACGACGTCGGCGGCATCGTGCGCGGACCGTCGGGCACCCGGCTGGAAGGCATTGCGCCGTCGAACATCTACCGCACCGCCGACGGCAGCTGGGTGGTGATCGCCGCCAATCAGGACACCGTGTTCCGCCGGCTGTGCGCAGCGATGGGCCAACCCGAACTGGCCACCGACGACCGGTTCGTCGACCACGTGGCACGCGGCCGCAACCAGGACGAGCTGGACAAGATCATCGGCGACTGGGCCGCCCAGCGTCAGCCCGATGACGTCATCGACACCCTCAGTGCCGCCGGTGTCATCAGCGGGCCGATCAACACCGTCGCCGAGGTGGTGCGCGATCCGCAGCTGCAGGCCCGCGGCATGCTGGTCGAACACTACGACGAAGGCATCGGCCGAAACGTGCTGGGACCCGGCGTCATTCCGGTGCTGTCGGAGAGCCCGGGTAGTGTCCGCAATGCCGGCCCCGCGCGGCCCGGCCAACACAACAGCGAGGTGTACGGCGACCTGCTGGGGCTCAAGGCCAACGAGATCGCCGACCTGGAATTCCAGGGGGTGCTGTGA
- a CDS encoding acyl-CoA dehydrogenase family protein, with protein MAINLEMPRKLEAVIEKAHQAAAEMLRPISRKYDLSEHAYPVELDTLATLFEGLSEANTISFAGTDAFRDSEDGPKGNVNGGNMSALLNSLEISWGDIALLLSVPRQGLGNAAIAGVATDEQLARLGKNVWAAMAITEPSFGSDSAAVTTTAVLDGDEYVINGEKIYVTAGSRASHIVVWATLDKSKGRAAIKSFIVPREYPGVTVERLEHKLGIKASDTAAIRFENVRIPKDNLLGSPEIEVEKGFAGVMETFDNTRPIVAAMAVGVARAALEELRTLLTEAGVEISYDKPAHAQSAPAAEFLRMEADWEAGYLLTVRSAWQADNSIPNSKEASMGKAKAARVASDITLKAVELAGTAGYSEQTLLEKWARDSKILDIFEGTQQIQQLVVARRLLGMSSTELK; from the coding sequence ATGGCAATCAATCTGGAAATGCCGCGCAAGCTGGAAGCCGTCATCGAGAAGGCACACCAGGCCGCCGCGGAGATGCTTCGCCCGATCTCGCGCAAGTACGACCTCAGTGAGCACGCCTACCCCGTCGAGCTCGATACCCTGGCCACGCTGTTCGAGGGCCTCTCGGAGGCCAACACGATCTCGTTCGCGGGCACCGACGCGTTCCGCGACAGCGAGGACGGCCCCAAGGGAAACGTCAACGGCGGCAACATGTCCGCGCTGCTCAATTCGCTCGAGATCTCCTGGGGTGACATCGCATTGCTGTTGTCGGTGCCCCGGCAGGGACTCGGCAACGCGGCGATCGCGGGAGTGGCCACCGACGAGCAGCTCGCGCGGCTCGGCAAGAATGTCTGGGCGGCGATGGCCATCACCGAGCCGTCGTTCGGCTCGGACTCCGCGGCGGTGACGACCACGGCCGTGCTCGACGGTGACGAGTACGTCATCAACGGCGAAAAGATCTACGTCACAGCAGGTTCGCGCGCCAGCCACATCGTGGTGTGGGCGACACTCGACAAGTCCAAGGGCCGCGCGGCGATCAAGTCGTTCATCGTGCCGAGGGAGTACCCCGGCGTCACCGTTGAGCGCCTCGAGCACAAGCTGGGCATCAAGGCTTCCGACACCGCCGCGATCCGCTTCGAGAATGTCCGCATTCCCAAGGACAACCTGCTCGGCAGCCCGGAGATCGAAGTCGAAAAGGGCTTCGCCGGGGTGATGGAGACCTTCGACAACACCCGCCCGATCGTGGCGGCGATGGCTGTCGGTGTGGCGCGCGCCGCGCTGGAGGAACTGCGCACGCTGCTGACCGAGGCGGGTGTGGAGATCTCCTACGACAAGCCCGCGCACGCCCAGAGTGCACCGGCAGCGGAGTTCCTGCGGATGGAGGCCGACTGGGAAGCCGGCTACCTGCTGACCGTGCGATCGGCATGGCAGGCCGACAACTCGATCCCGAACTCCAAAGAGGCCTCGATGGGCAAGGCCAAGGCCGCCAGGGTCGCCAGCGACATCACTCTCAAAGCAGTCGAATTGGCTGGCACCGCAGGCTATTCCGAGCAGACGCTGCTGGAGAAGTGGGCGCGCGACTCGAAGATCCTGGACATCTTCGAGGGCACCCAGCAGATCCAGCAGCTAGTGGTGGCCCGCCGGCTGCTCGGGATGTCGTCCACCGAGCTGAAGTAG
- a CDS encoding oxidoreductase gives MPHFPLAGFNVHRIGFGAMQLPGPGVFGPPKDRDQALAVLRRAVDSGVDHIDTAQFYGPDVANELIREALHPYPDNLALVSKVGARRDEAGDWLPDAEPDRLRAGIEDNLRSLGVDHLAAVNLRVLGEDEPSQLFTDQIGAMVQARDDGLIGGIGLSNVSYEQLLHALDITEIACVQNPFNLVDRSSQSVLDECIARDIAFVPFFPLGSAFHDVNPVLSHHLIEQAADRLGYTPAQIALAWTLGVADNVLLIPGTSSLSHLEENLAVADIEIDDQTRHELNAVA, from the coding sequence ATGCCACACTTCCCACTCGCCGGATTCAACGTCCATCGCATCGGGTTCGGCGCCATGCAGCTGCCAGGGCCCGGAGTCTTCGGCCCGCCCAAAGACCGCGACCAGGCTTTGGCGGTGCTGCGCCGCGCGGTCGACTCCGGCGTCGACCACATCGACACCGCGCAGTTCTACGGACCGGACGTCGCCAACGAACTGATCCGCGAAGCGCTACACCCGTACCCGGACAACCTGGCCTTGGTTAGCAAGGTGGGGGCACGCCGCGACGAAGCCGGTGACTGGCTGCCCGACGCCGAACCGGACCGGCTACGCGCCGGGATCGAGGACAACCTGCGCAGCCTAGGCGTCGACCACCTTGCCGCGGTCAACCTGCGGGTACTCGGTGAGGACGAACCCAGCCAGCTGTTCACCGACCAGATCGGCGCCATGGTGCAGGCCCGCGACGACGGGCTGATCGGCGGAATCGGGCTGAGCAACGTCAGCTACGAACAGTTGTTACACGCACTGGACATCACCGAAATCGCCTGTGTGCAAAACCCGTTCAACCTGGTCGACCGGTCGTCGCAGTCCGTGCTCGACGAGTGCATCGCCCGCGATATCGCGTTCGTGCCGTTCTTCCCGCTCGGCTCGGCGTTCCACGACGTCAATCCCGTGCTGTCGCACCACCTGATCGAGCAGGCCGCGGACCGTTTGGGATACACCCCGGCCCAGATCGCGCTGGCTTGGACGCTCGGCGTTGCCGACAACGTGCTGCTGATCCCGGGCACGTCGTCACTGAGCCACCTCGAGGAGAACCTCGCCGTCGCCGACATCGAGATCGACGACCAGACCCGGCACGAGCTGAACGCCGTCGCCTGA
- a CDS encoding molybdopterin-dependent oxidoreductase — MSRQLSDEGAHTVHRVTCPLCEAMCGLRVSVSNGQVTDIRGNPDDVFSAGHICPKGTALGHLHTDPDRLRTPMVKQPNGTHVAVSWDEAFAEAERVLRPILDTDGARAVSVYVGNPVAHNLSLATYIGAVVGMGAAAGMGAYYSPGTVDQWPLNVVGTLLFGGMWNAPIPDLERTDHLVVIGANPAASQGSMLSAPDVVGHLAAIRRRGGSVIVLDPRRTETAQRASEWVPIRPGTDALVLFAILRTLAADGLLRDHPHLHGKVQGLDEVIALAEPFSPEAVAGPSGIPAPVIRRLAHDLAAASNPVLYSRIGACTQEFGTLATWLVFVLNAALGAVDRLGGAVFPAPAVYSPMFMKPPDQTGPRWEFGRFASRVRGVGEVLGQYPVSCLAEEITTPGDGRIRGLITVAGNPAVSAPAAGRVGEALASLDALICVDNWLNETTRHAHVIFPGLSPLERPHADDLYWMYALSSCLKWSEPVFATDTARPAEWEVLLRLAGALLGTPVPEVDVAAMDDLYTGGLVATMCMQPGTPLSGHDPNEVMEVLKGQGPERIYDLYVRSGPWGDGLGTRPGGLTLDSLRAHPDGLRLAELEGGRLDAAVSTPSGAVELVHDIFVDDVPRLRARLDRADDTLVLTSRRHLRSNNSWLHNVPSLMRGRDRCTLLIHPDDASGIGLSDGDVAEVSTSEGKVSVPIEVSDDMMPGVVSLPHGWGHGQPGTRLGVANAHPGVNSNLLNPPDLIDVPSNTQVVNGVPCRVRPCASG; from the coding sequence GTGTCCAGACAACTGTCGGATGAGGGTGCGCACACCGTCCACCGGGTGACCTGCCCGCTGTGCGAGGCTATGTGCGGCCTTCGCGTCAGCGTCAGCAACGGCCAGGTGACCGACATCCGCGGCAATCCCGACGACGTCTTCTCGGCCGGCCACATCTGTCCGAAGGGCACGGCGCTGGGTCACCTGCACACCGATCCCGACCGGCTGCGCACTCCGATGGTCAAGCAGCCCAATGGAACCCATGTCGCCGTCTCATGGGACGAGGCGTTCGCCGAGGCGGAGCGCGTCCTTCGGCCGATCCTCGACACCGACGGCGCCCGGGCCGTGTCGGTCTACGTCGGCAACCCGGTGGCCCACAACCTCTCGCTGGCCACCTACATCGGTGCAGTGGTCGGGATGGGCGCCGCAGCGGGCATGGGCGCGTACTACTCGCCGGGCACCGTCGACCAATGGCCGCTGAATGTGGTCGGCACACTGCTGTTCGGGGGCATGTGGAACGCGCCGATCCCGGACCTAGAACGCACCGATCACCTCGTCGTGATCGGCGCCAATCCGGCTGCCTCCCAAGGGTCGATGCTCTCAGCACCCGATGTCGTGGGCCATCTCGCGGCGATCCGTCGCCGCGGTGGTTCGGTGATCGTGCTCGACCCCCGGCGCACCGAGACCGCCCAACGCGCATCCGAATGGGTGCCGATCCGTCCGGGTACCGACGCGCTGGTGTTGTTCGCGATCCTGCGCACCCTGGCCGCGGACGGACTGCTGCGCGACCACCCGCATCTGCATGGCAAGGTGCAGGGTCTCGACGAGGTGATTGCCCTCGCCGAGCCGTTCTCCCCGGAAGCGGTCGCCGGGCCCAGCGGCATACCGGCACCGGTCATCCGCAGGCTCGCCCACGATCTGGCCGCGGCGTCGAATCCTGTGCTGTACAGCCGGATCGGGGCGTGTACCCAGGAGTTCGGCACCCTGGCCACCTGGCTGGTGTTCGTCCTCAATGCGGCATTGGGAGCCGTCGACCGGCTCGGGGGAGCGGTCTTCCCGGCCCCCGCGGTGTACTCGCCGATGTTCATGAAGCCGCCCGACCAGACCGGACCCCGTTGGGAGTTCGGCAGGTTCGCCTCGCGGGTGCGCGGAGTCGGTGAGGTGCTGGGCCAGTACCCGGTGAGCTGTCTGGCCGAGGAGATCACGACGCCGGGCGACGGCCGCATCCGCGGACTGATCACGGTTGCCGGCAACCCGGCCGTTTCGGCCCCGGCTGCCGGGCGCGTCGGCGAAGCGCTGGCGTCACTGGATGCGCTTATCTGCGTGGACAATTGGCTCAACGAGACCACCCGGCACGCGCACGTCATCTTTCCGGGACTCTCCCCGCTGGAACGCCCGCATGCTGACGACCTGTACTGGATGTACGCCCTGTCGTCGTGTCTGAAATGGTCCGAACCGGTGTTCGCGACCGACACCGCACGGCCGGCGGAGTGGGAGGTGTTGCTGCGGCTGGCCGGCGCGCTGCTGGGGACACCGGTGCCCGAGGTCGACGTGGCGGCGATGGATGACCTGTACACCGGGGGACTGGTGGCCACCATGTGCATGCAGCCCGGAACACCGCTGAGTGGGCATGACCCCAACGAGGTGATGGAAGTACTGAAAGGGCAAGGCCCGGAACGGATCTACGACCTCTACGTGCGGAGCGGCCCGTGGGGTGACGGCCTGGGGACCAGGCCGGGCGGTCTCACCCTGGACTCGCTGCGCGCCCACCCCGATGGCCTGCGCCTCGCTGAGCTCGAGGGCGGCCGCCTGGACGCCGCGGTGAGCACCCCCTCGGGCGCCGTCGAACTGGTGCATGACATCTTCGTCGATGACGTGCCCAGGCTGCGTGCCCGGCTCGACCGGGCTGACGACACCCTGGTGCTGACCAGCAGGCGGCATCTGCGGTCCAACAACTCGTGGCTGCACAACGTGCCGTCGCTGATGCGTGGGCGCGATCGGTGCACGCTGCTGATCCATCCCGACGACGCGAGCGGAATCGGTCTCAGCGACGGTGATGTTGCCGAAGTCAGCACCTCGGAGGGCAAGGTCTCGGTACCCATCGAGGTCAGCGACGACATGATGCCCGGGGTGGTGTCGCTGCCGCACGGGTGGGGTCACGGCCAGCCGGGCACCCGCCTGGGTGTGGCCAATGCTCACCCCGGGGTGAACTCGAACCTGCTCAACCCGCCGGACCTGATCGACGTCCCCAGTAACACGCAGGTCGTCAACGGCGTGCCCTGCCGGGTGCGCCCTTGTGCGAGTGGCTAG